Proteins encoded by one window of Bacteroidia bacterium:
- a CDS encoding DUF4292 domain-containing protein — translation MSKFLQITLCVLMPMLVFNACKVTKKSEKPIVIKPITKLEEQAAETLLKNIVDSAFYGKWISGKATVNTNIEGDKNNFNVSLRICRDSAIWISVSPLLGIEAVRILLTQDTVRFLDRINKEYKVSGYKEINDLLFAGNLDFDIVQGILTGNLFVYKRNKFHSVYLEDQYYILSTLSKRKLKRSLEEKDPSKPVIQDFYVDGSNYRIMKLAIEDSRIQKSLITKYSGYSDTSAGFFPYHSVTNIKAEKNILVDIEYTKVSVEDTLEFPFNIPKSFKKAR, via the coding sequence ATGAGTAAATTTCTTCAGATTACTTTATGTGTTTTGATGCCAATGTTGGTGTTTAATGCCTGTAAGGTTACCAAGAAGTCAGAAAAGCCGATTGTAATTAAGCCAATAACAAAACTTGAAGAGCAAGCAGCAGAAACCTTATTGAAAAATATTGTTGACAGTGCTTTTTATGGTAAATGGATTAGCGGTAAAGCAACAGTCAATACAAATATAGAAGGTGATAAAAATAACTTTAATGTTTCATTGCGTATATGCCGCGACAGTGCTATCTGGATTTCTGTTTCACCACTACTCGGTATAGAAGCCGTACGCATATTGCTGACACAGGATACGGTTCGTTTTCTCGACAGAATCAATAAAGAGTATAAAGTTTCCGGCTACAAAGAAATTAACGATTTGCTTTTTGCAGGCAACCTCGACTTTGATATTGTTCAGGGTATTCTGACAGGAAATCTTTTTGTTTATAAAAGAAATAAGTTTCACTCGGTTTATCTTGAAGATCAGTATTACATCCTCAGTACACTCAGTAAGCGTAAACTAAAACGGTCACTTGAAGAGAAAGACCCGAGCAAACCCGTCATTCAGGATTTTTATGTTGACGGAAGTAACTATAGGATTATGAAATTAGCTATTGAAGACAGCAGAATTCAAAAATCACTGATAACAAAATATTCCGGTTATTCAGACACCTCTGCAGGGTTTTTTCCTTATCATTCTGTAACGAATATTAAAGCAGAAAAAAATATTCTTGTTGACATAGAATATACAAAGGTATCCGTTGAAGACACGTTGGAGTTTCCATTCAACATACCCAAAAGCTTTAAGAAAGCACGCTGA
- a CDS encoding tetratricopeptide repeat protein translates to MNRFLSVHKVLVFLLIGVLATSCKTSQQTASAGKDTNLSEENKTKLMYFFVNANKEKILGNEGRALELFAECLKIDPRNDASLYEMAQLYANRKKYAEALNFAKSASSINPKNEWYKQLLAEIYQRTNQWNEAALIYQNLTLEFPQRIDFYYQWAYALVNASKLNDALKAFDKIESIVGPDKEITLRKEQIYLKQNKVDKAAEVLENYIVNNPESMDIYSLLYELYSVNNMPDKALSVIDRMKAVNPNEPRIYLNLADYYRNKGDKEKSFENLQKAFTNRDLDTDIKVKIISSYIPLLQRDSSMMLQCMELCKTLAETHPDEARAQAIYGDLLTMNKDYKQAVSFYRKALDLEKDNLNVWQQYVINLSELKDFRAMDTASAEAIGLFPNESSLYLLNGIAKSQLNLPAEAVTVLNQGVKLVVDNDQQLIQFYSNLGDCYNKTKEYSASDSSFDKALEIDPNEPFVLNNYAYYLSVRKEKLDQAEKMSKHSNELQPNQSSFLDTYGWILFQEGKYDEAKKWIEKAMENGGENSGTILEHYGDILFKLNQSEKAFEYWKKAKQSGDASGLLDQKIRDKKLYE, encoded by the coding sequence ATGAATAGGTTTTTATCAGTACATAAAGTTTTGGTTTTTTTGTTGATAGGTGTATTGGCCACATCTTGTAAAACAAGTCAACAAACAGCTTCCGCAGGCAAGGACACCAATCTCTCAGAAGAGAATAAAACAAAACTTATGTACTTCTTTGTGAATGCCAATAAAGAAAAAATATTGGGTAATGAAGGACGTGCACTTGAACTTTTTGCAGAGTGTTTAAAAATTGATCCGCGAAACGATGCTTCGCTTTATGAAATGGCGCAGCTATATGCTAATCGTAAAAAATATGCTGAAGCATTAAACTTTGCAAAAAGTGCATCAAGCATTAATCCAAAGAATGAATGGTATAAACAATTGCTGGCAGAAATTTATCAAAGAACAAATCAGTGGAACGAAGCTGCCTTAATTTATCAGAACCTTACGCTTGAATTTCCACAACGAATAGATTTTTATTATCAGTGGGCTTATGCATTGGTAAATGCATCTAAGTTGAATGATGCCTTAAAAGCCTTTGATAAAATCGAATCTATTGTTGGCCCTGATAAAGAAATTACTTTGCGTAAAGAGCAAATTTATCTGAAGCAAAATAAAGTTGACAAAGCCGCTGAAGTACTTGAAAATTATATTGTCAACAATCCGGAGAGTATGGATATATACTCGCTCCTATATGAACTCTATTCAGTAAACAACATGCCCGACAAAGCATTGTCTGTAATTGATAGAATGAAGGCTGTTAATCCGAATGAACCACGCATTTATCTCAATCTCGCTGATTATTATCGCAACAAAGGTGATAAAGAGAAATCATTTGAAAATTTGCAAAAAGCATTTACCAACCGCGACTTAGATACAGATATAAAAGTTAAAATAATCTCCTCTTACATTCCATTGCTGCAACGCGATTCTTCAATGATGTTACAGTGTATGGAGCTGTGTAAAACCCTTGCAGAAACTCATCCTGATGAGGCTCGTGCACAGGCTATTTATGGTGATTTGTTAACCATGAATAAAGATTATAAACAGGCTGTTTCATTTTACAGAAAAGCATTAGACCTGGAAAAAGATAATCTGAATGTTTGGCAACAATATGTTATTAATCTTTCTGAGCTTAAAGATTTTCGTGCCATGGATACGGCAAGTGCCGAAGCAATTGGATTGTTTCCTAATGAATCTTCACTTTATCTTCTCAATGGTATAGCAAAAAGTCAGCTTAACTTGCCTGCCGAAGCAGTTACTGTTTTAAACCAAGGTGTTAAATTGGTAGTTGACAACGACCAGCAATTGATACAATTTTATTCCAACCTGGGTGATTGTTATAACAAGACAAAAGAATATTCAGCCTCTGACAGTTCGTTCGATAAGGCTCTTGAAATTGATCCCAATGAACCTTTTGTGCTGAATAATTATGCCTACTATCTTTCCGTTAGAAAAGAAAAGTTAGATCAGGCAGAAAAGATGTCAAAACATAGTAATGAACTTCAACCCAACCAATCTTCATTTTTAGACACCTATGGATGGATATTGTTTCAGGAAGGCAAGTATGATGAAGCAAAAAAGTGGATTGAAAAAGCCATGGAAAATGGTGGTGAAAACAGCGGTACAATTCTGGAACATTATGGTGATATTTTGTTTAAGCTGAATCAATCCGAAAAAGCATTTGAATACTGGAAAAAGGCAAAGCAATCAGGAGATGCATCGGGACTGTTAGACCAGAAAATCAGGGATAAGAAGTTGTATGAGTAA
- a CDS encoding sugar phosphate nucleotidyltransferase, giving the protein MKIIIPMAGMGKRMRPHTLTVPKPLIPVAGKPIVQHLMEDIISVCPEKVDEIAFVVGRFGSQVEKTLTDIAASLGAKGTIHYQDEPLGTAHAILCAHSSLKGKVVVAFADTLFKSNAKIDSEKDGAIWVKQIEDPRQFGVVKVNSENIITDFVEKPAQFVSDLAIIGIYYFKDGENLKNELQYLIDNNIKDKGEFQLTNAMENMKNKGLKLVSGKVEEWLDCGNKDATTYTNGRMLNIKYPENYISPSAKITNSVINKPCFIADNAEIIGSIVGPGVSVGAKSKIENSVISQCIIQTNSNISDAIISNSMIGNYCVYKGKSDDLSMGDYSTRA; this is encoded by the coding sequence ATGAAAATAATTATTCCAATGGCTGGCATGGGCAAACGCATGCGCCCTCACACTTTAACAGTACCTAAACCGCTTATTCCTGTTGCCGGAAAACCTATTGTTCAACATCTTATGGAAGACATTATTTCCGTTTGCCCCGAAAAGGTTGATGAAATTGCATTCGTTGTAGGTCGTTTTGGTAGTCAGGTAGAAAAAACGCTGACAGATATTGCCGCATCATTAGGTGCTAAGGGAACAATACACTATCAGGACGAACCCTTAGGAACTGCCCATGCTATTTTATGTGCGCATTCTTCACTGAAAGGAAAAGTTGTTGTTGCCTTTGCCGATACTCTTTTTAAAAGTAATGCCAAAATTGATTCTGAGAAAGATGGTGCCATCTGGGTCAAACAGATAGAAGACCCACGTCAGTTTGGTGTTGTTAAAGTTAATTCCGAAAATATCATAACAGACTTTGTTGAGAAACCTGCACAGTTTGTCTCTGATTTGGCAATCATAGGTATTTACTATTTTAAAGATGGCGAAAATCTGAAGAATGAACTTCAATATTTGATAGATAATAATATTAAAGATAAAGGAGAGTTTCAGTTAACCAATGCCATGGAGAACATGAAAAACAAAGGACTAAAATTGGTTTCCGGTAAAGTAGAGGAGTGGCTCGACTGTGGTAATAAAGATGCTACAACCTATACCAACGGACGTATGCTCAATATAAAATACCCGGAAAATTATATCTCACCTTCAGCAAAAATCACAAATAGTGTAATCAATAAACCGTGTTTTATTGCAGATAATGCAGAAATTATTGGAAGCATAGTTGGCCCCGGAGTGAGTGTGGGCGCAAAATCAAAAATTGAGAACAGTGTTATTTCACAATGTATTATTCAAACCAACAGCAATATCAGCGATGCCATTATCAGTAATTCAATGATAGGAAACTATTGTGTTTATAAAGGTAAGTCCGATGATTTGAGCATGGGTGATTATTCAACACGGGCATAA